The Bradyrhizobium betae genomic interval TTGCGCGCGCTGAGCGCGCCGTAGGATTCCGGAGTGTGCCCGACATCGACGACGATCCGGAATTTGGGCGGCTCGCATCTGGCCTGCGCTTCCGGCGGCCTCGGTCTCGCCTTTGCAGCCTTGCGCAACTCGACCCCGTGGCTATCGTCGACGGAGCAAAACAAGAGCGGGACCAGCGAGACAGCGACAGCGGCAATGGTGCGCCACGGCTTTCTCACACCGGCCGCTCCCCCTTCACCGTCACGCGCGTGCCCGAGCGTGTGTGCGGCCAGTAGTCCCACATCGCGCGGTGCTGGGTGCAGCGGTTGTCCCAGAAGGCGATGGCGTTCTCGGTCCAGCGGAAGCGGCACTGGAACAGCGGGTTCTCGGCGTGCTGGTAAAGGTAGGCGAGCATTGCGTCGCTCTCGTCGCGGGGGATGCCGTTGATGTGACGGGTGAAGCCGCGGTTGACGTAGAGCGCCTTCCTGCCCGTGACCGGATGCGTGCGCACCACGGGATGCTCGGCGTTCGGATAGGAGGGACGGTCGGCGACGCCGTAGTTCGCATACAAACCGCGATAGATCGGCTCGCCGTCATGCAGCGCGGTGAGCCCGTCGAGATAGGCCTTCATGCGATCCGACAGCGCTTCATAGGCCGCATACATGTTGGCGAACAGCGTGTCGCCGCCGCGCGGCGGGCACTGCTTGATGTAGAGGATCGAACCCATCGGCGGCTCGAGATCGCAGGACACATCCGAATGCCAGCCCTCGCCATTGGCACGTGGCGAGTTCTTGTCGGCGTAGATCTTCATCAGCGCCGGGTCTTCGTCCTCATGCGGCGCGGCAGGATGAAAATGCAGCTCGCCGAACTTGCGGCCGAAGGCCAGATGCTGCTGCGGCGTGATCTGCTGGTCGCGAAAGAAGATGACGAGGTTTTCGGCGAGCGCGCGGTGGATCTCG includes:
- a CDS encoding TauD/TfdA dioxygenase family protein, which gives rise to MSSLAGKQGPRYRHTAEDGAPYETIAVEKLTPIIGAEITGVDIGRLVSDDSRSNRQMDEIHRALAENLVIFFRDQQITPQQHLAFGRKFGELHFHPAAPHEDEDPALMKIYADKNSPRANGEGWHSDVSCDLEPPMGSILYIKQCPPRGGDTLFANMYAAYEALSDRMKAYLDGLTALHDGEPIYRGLYANYGVADRPSYPNAEHPVVRTHPVTGRKALYVNRGFTRHINGIPRDESDAMLAYLYQHAENPLFQCRFRWTENAIAFWDNRCTQHRAMWDYWPHTRSGTRVTVKGERPV